One window from the genome of Eucalyptus grandis isolate ANBG69807.140 chromosome 7, ASM1654582v1, whole genome shotgun sequence encodes:
- the LOC120296013 gene encoding uncharacterized protein LOC120296013 encodes MADTDSREARSHDCIKSSSNALFGRQVAFPSLETLHINDMDNIEMIWDNQAIADSFPKLKSLFVDKCNKLVTIVPSYILGWLLCLESLTVKACASLEVVFELQPPNPLDGHHVALFH; translated from the exons ATGGCAGATACAGATTCACGAGAAGCTCGAAGTCATGACTGCATCAAATCAAGCTCCAATGCACTCTTCGGTCGACAG GTTGCTTTTCCTAGCTTGGAGACCTTACATATCAATGACATGGATAACATCGAGATGATATGGGACAATCAAGCTATTGCAGATTCTTTCCCCAAGCTAAAATCACTTTTTGTGGATAAATGCAATAAGCTTGTGACCATTGTTCCTTCTTACATTCTAGGATGGCTCTTGTGCTTGGAAAGTTTAACGGTAAAAGCATGTGCTTCACTTGAAGTTGTTTTCGAACTTCAGCCACCAAATCCTCTAGATGGACATCATGTTGCTCTTTTCCATTAA